The Pseudoalteromonas translucida KMM 520 genome has a window encoding:
- the glk gene encoding glucokinase, with product MSLHSSAQFDPILVADIGGTNARFALITAFDAVKNEFVIEYNHTFPSADFGSLQNATRHYLSTVPHIKPVRACLAVAGPIKAGQVHLTNLGWHFSVSEFKQAFSFSQLEIINDFAAFAYAAPYLDSKQNVVIKAGQADENSNIAVMGPGTGFGAACLVRTAQSSAVLSSEGGHISLAAVTDLDAKLLIELRKDHPHVSLETVFSGPGIAHLYKAMAAVNGITAKHLDAAQISNLANTGECEVCDATLNQFCDWLGSAAGDLALAYGALGGLFIGGGILPRMQSRLLESRFVERFSQKGIMSQYNGQVPVTLVTQDNIPLIGAAACLHNSKQE from the coding sequence ATGAGCTTACACTCTTCTGCCCAATTTGATCCTATTTTAGTTGCCGACATTGGTGGTACCAATGCGCGTTTTGCACTAATTACTGCCTTCGATGCAGTAAAAAACGAATTTGTTATAGAATATAATCATACCTTTCCTAGCGCCGATTTTGGCTCGTTACAAAATGCAACACGCCATTATTTATCAACTGTGCCTCATATTAAACCTGTGCGCGCGTGTTTGGCGGTGGCAGGCCCTATAAAAGCAGGGCAGGTTCATCTTACTAATTTAGGTTGGCATTTTAGCGTTAGTGAGTTTAAACAGGCTTTTTCTTTTTCGCAGCTTGAAATTATTAACGACTTTGCTGCATTTGCCTACGCAGCCCCTTATTTAGATAGCAAGCAAAATGTGGTTATTAAAGCAGGCCAAGCCGATGAAAACTCTAACATTGCTGTTATGGGGCCAGGTACCGGATTTGGTGCAGCTTGCCTAGTTAGAACAGCGCAGTCTAGTGCGGTGCTTAGCTCTGAAGGCGGGCATATTTCACTGGCTGCCGTTACCGATTTAGATGCAAAGTTACTTATAGAATTACGCAAAGACCATCCACATGTGTCTTTAGAAACTGTTTTTTCAGGCCCGGGTATTGCCCATTTGTATAAAGCGATGGCGGCGGTTAATGGTATTACTGCTAAGCATTTGGATGCCGCGCAAATTAGTAATTTAGCCAATACCGGCGAGTGTGAAGTGTGTGATGCAACGCTAAACCAGTTTTGTGACTGGCTTGGTAGTGCCGCAGGCGATTTAGCATTAGCTTATGGTGCGTTGGGCGGTTTATTTATTGGCGGTGGTATATTGCCACGCATGCAATCGCGCTTGTTAGAGAGTCGTTTTGTTGAACGTTTTTCACAAAAAGGTATTATGTCGCAATATAACGGGCAAGTTCCTGTTACGCTAGTAACCCAAGATAATATACCTTTGATTGGCGCTGCGGCGTGTTTGCATAATAGTAAGCAGGAATAA
- a CDS encoding LacI family DNA-binding transcriptional regulator → MKKVTINSVASYAGVSKKTVSRVLNNEPNVSAATREKVLKVFKELDYTPNPIARGLAQNRSFIIGCIYDNPSKSYITRVQTGALAACQENNYNLLIHPCELRGEALINNIDQLLQSSRLDGIVLTPPFSDFAELVDFLKSKQIPYARVASAVLEDDSISVRSNDEQGAFEITEHLITLGHKSIAFIKGHPDHSATEQRFKGYRRALASHGIEFEERLVEEGNFSYHSGVDSARSILDLSPRPTAVFASNDYMAAAALKLATQRSLRVPDDISIAGFDNAPIARHIWPGLTTIAQPVEEMTKQAVTQLIAHIIQPQEVAYQVTLEARLITRESTAQVK, encoded by the coding sequence ATGAAAAAAGTCACCATAAATAGTGTAGCGAGTTATGCGGGGGTTTCTAAAAAAACAGTCTCTCGGGTGTTAAATAACGAGCCAAATGTAAGTGCAGCTACCCGCGAAAAGGTACTTAAAGTATTTAAAGAGCTTGATTATACGCCTAATCCTATTGCCCGTGGTCTTGCTCAAAATCGCAGTTTTATTATTGGTTGTATTTACGATAATCCAAGTAAAAGTTATATTACCCGCGTGCAAACAGGCGCATTAGCTGCCTGCCAAGAAAACAATTACAATTTATTAATACATCCTTGTGAGCTGCGCGGCGAAGCACTAATTAATAATATTGATCAGTTACTGCAGTCATCACGCTTAGATGGCATTGTATTAACGCCGCCTTTTTCGGACTTTGCTGAACTAGTTGATTTTTTAAAATCGAAACAAATACCTTATGCGCGCGTTGCCTCTGCAGTACTTGAAGATGATTCTATTTCGGTGCGTAGCAATGACGAGCAAGGAGCATTTGAAATAACCGAGCATTTAATTACACTGGGTCATAAATCAATTGCTTTTATTAAAGGTCATCCCGATCACAGTGCTACTGAGCAGCGTTTTAAAGGCTACCGACGTGCGTTAGCAAGCCATGGTATTGAATTTGAAGAGCGTTTAGTAGAAGAGGGTAACTTTAGTTATCATTCAGGGGTAGACAGCGCCCGTAGTATTTTAGATTTATCGCCACGGCCAACCGCAGTATTTGCTTCAAACGATTACATGGCAGCCGCCGCACTTAAATTAGCAACTCAACGCAGCTTACGTGTGCCCGATGATATTTCAATTGCTGGTTTTGATAACGCGCCTATAGCACGCCACATTTGGCCTGGGCTAACCACCATAGCGCAGCCAGTTGAAGAAATGACCAAACAAGCAGTTACTCAGCTTATTGCTCATATTATTCAGCCACAAGAGGTTGCGTATCAGGTGACCTTAGAGGCGCGTTTAATTACTCGCGAGTCGACGGCGCAGGTTAAATAA
- the edd gene encoding phosphogluconate dehydratase: MLHPRIQEVTERIITRSKATRQAYLDRISHAKKQTRVRAGLGCGNIAHVMAACSTDDKARLKADEQPNLAIINSYNDMLSAHVPYKDYPDLIKSIATKYDATAQVAGGVPAMCDGVTQGRDGMELSLFSRDVIAMSTAISLSHDVFDGVFCLGVCDKIVPGLLIGALSFGHLPVFFLPAGPMQSGIPNKEKARIRQKFAQGLVSREDLLEAESASYHSAGTCTFYGTANSNQMLMEIMGLHLPGSSFINPYTELRDGLTGNAVETMLKQLTDDKDSPCLADVISEKTIVNGLVGLLSTGGSTNHAIHIVAIAKAAGIQITWKDMSDLSAEVPLLTRIYPNGSADVNHFQAAGGMGFLMRELASAGYLHIDVKTMLGDGLAPYMTEPRLDKDNSLIMSDATGPSKIKWVACPDNSHDEDVLRPVSNPFSKQGGLQLLTGNLGKAVIKVSAVAIEHQVVTAPAKVFSSQGELQDAYSRGELNQDFIAVLKEQGPKAKGMPELHKLTPVMATLQDQGFKVAIVTDGRMSGASGKVPAAIHLAPEAVEGGIIAKIHEGDLVTLDAPNGILKVHVSDEELAKRELQLSLPSLTFGTGRELFTGFRNIVSSADLGASAFGIEE; encoded by the coding sequence ATGTTGCATCCACGAATTCAAGAAGTCACCGAACGTATCATTACGCGCAGTAAAGCAACCCGCCAAGCTTATTTAGATCGCATTTCGCACGCAAAAAAACAAACAAGAGTTCGTGCTGGATTAGGTTGCGGTAATATTGCCCACGTTATGGCTGCGTGTAGCACCGATGATAAAGCGCGTTTAAAAGCCGATGAGCAACCAAACCTTGCAATTATCAATTCATATAACGATATGCTTTCGGCACATGTGCCTTATAAAGATTACCCAGATTTAATTAAAAGCATTGCTACTAAATACGACGCTACAGCCCAAGTGGCAGGCGGCGTACCAGCAATGTGTGATGGCGTTACGCAAGGGCGTGATGGCATGGAATTATCACTTTTTTCACGCGATGTAATTGCTATGTCTACGGCAATATCGTTATCGCACGATGTGTTTGATGGCGTTTTTTGTTTAGGCGTATGCGACAAAATAGTCCCAGGGTTATTAATTGGCGCACTGTCGTTTGGCCATTTACCGGTGTTCTTTTTACCGGCAGGACCAATGCAGTCAGGCATTCCAAATAAAGAAAAAGCCCGTATTCGTCAAAAGTTTGCGCAAGGTTTAGTAAGCCGCGAAGACTTGCTAGAAGCCGAAAGCGCGTCTTACCACAGTGCTGGTACCTGTACTTTTTACGGTACTGCTAACTCTAATCAAATGTTAATGGAAATAATGGGCTTGCACCTTCCGGGTAGCTCGTTTATTAACCCATATACAGAGCTTCGCGATGGTTTAACCGGTAATGCGGTAGAAACCATGCTTAAGCAATTAACCGACGATAAAGACAGCCCGTGTTTGGCAGACGTGATCAGCGAAAAAACCATAGTAAATGGTTTAGTTGGTTTGCTATCTACCGGTGGCTCTACTAACCACGCCATCCACATTGTGGCTATTGCCAAAGCGGCAGGTATTCAAATAACGTGGAAAGATATGTCTGATTTATCAGCTGAGGTTCCACTATTAACGCGTATTTACCCTAATGGTTCTGCTGATGTAAATCATTTTCAAGCAGCCGGTGGTATGGGCTTTTTAATGCGTGAACTTGCCAGCGCAGGCTACTTACATATCGACGTTAAAACTATGCTAGGCGATGGTTTAGCACCCTACATGACCGAGCCTCGTCTTGATAAAGACAATAGCTTAATAATGAGTGATGCAACCGGCCCGAGCAAAATTAAATGGGTAGCTTGCCCTGATAACTCACACGATGAAGATGTACTTCGCCCAGTGAGTAATCCGTTTAGTAAGCAAGGTGGTTTACAACTGCTTACAGGTAACTTAGGCAAAGCGGTTATTAAAGTATCGGCAGTAGCAATTGAACACCAAGTAGTTACCGCCCCAGCTAAAGTATTTAGCTCGCAAGGTGAATTACAAGATGCTTATAGCCGCGGCGAACTAAACCAAGACTTTATTGCAGTGCTAAAAGAGCAAGGCCCTAAAGCTAAAGGTATGCCAGAGCTACATAAATTAACGCCTGTAATGGCAACGCTACAAGATCAAGGCTTTAAAGTGGCTATTGTAACTGACGGTCGTATGTCGGGCGCATCGGGTAAAGTACCTGCGGCGATTCACTTAGCGCCAGAGGCAGTTGAAGGCGGCATAATTGCTAAAATTCATGAAGGTGATTTAGTTACTTTAGATGCGCCAAACGGCATATTAAAAGTACATGTTAGCGATGAAGAGCTTGCTAAACGTGAACTGCAATTAAGCCTACCAAGCTTAACCTTTGGTACAGGCCGAGAGTTATTTACCGGATTTAGAAATATCGTAAGTAGCGCCGATTTAGGTGCGAGTGCTTTCGGAATTGAAGAATAG
- the eda gene encoding bifunctional 4-hydroxy-2-oxoglutarate aldolase/2-dehydro-3-deoxy-phosphogluconate aldolase produces MSIEKILASAPVVPVVVIEKLEDAAPLARALYNGGLKALEITLRTPIAAEAVKLMKAAVPEAYVGTGTVVDKASFDASLAAGADFMVSPGVSDELLELIKTSDIPFLPGAATPSEVMKLASHGFKYLKFFPAEAAGGTAMLKSIGGPLPDITFCPTGGITLATAPNYLALNNVICVGGTWMLDKQLIENKDWQAIEALARQACEVNRSQK; encoded by the coding sequence ATGAGTATTGAAAAAATATTAGCATCGGCGCCAGTTGTGCCAGTAGTGGTAATCGAAAAATTAGAAGATGCAGCGCCACTTGCTAGAGCCTTATATAACGGTGGCTTAAAAGCGCTGGAAATTACTTTGCGCACGCCCATTGCGGCAGAAGCAGTAAAACTAATGAAAGCAGCCGTACCTGAGGCCTATGTAGGCACAGGCACGGTAGTTGATAAAGCCAGCTTTGATGCTTCACTAGCTGCAGGCGCTGACTTTATGGTAAGCCCAGGGGTTAGTGACGAGCTACTTGAACTGATAAAAACCAGCGACATTCCGTTTTTACCAGGCGCTGCTACGCCAAGCGAAGTTATGAAACTAGCGTCGCACGGTTTTAAGTATTTAAAGTTTTTTCCGGCAGAAGCAGCAGGCGGAACCGCCATGCTTAAATCAATCGGTGGGCCATTACCCGATATTACTTTTTGCCCAACGGGCGGCATAACGCTCGCTACTGCACCTAACTACTTAGCACTAAATAATGTTATTTGTGTTGGTGGTACGTGGATGTTAGATAAACAACTAATTGAAAATAAAGACTGGCAAGCTATTGAAGCGCTTGCTCGACAAGCTTGTGAAGTAAATAGGAGTCAAAAATGA
- the gap gene encoding type I glyceraldehyde-3-phosphate dehydrogenase, whose protein sequence is MINVAINGYGRIGRNVLRALYESAQNNEIKIVAINDLAPANVNAHLTQFDSVHGQFSHKVTLADNTMLIGDDVITLTQERDPANLPWKALDVDIVLECTGLFTTREAAAKHITAGAKKVIVSAPGKDMDATVVHGVNSEVLNAQSQIISNASCTTNCLAPIAKAINDTVGIEQGSMTTIHAYTNDQNLSDVYHPDLYRARSATQSMIPTKTGAAAAVGLVLPELAGKLDGMSVRVPTINVSLVDFTFIAKRDTSIEEINAIMKEASTGSMKDILQYNELPLVSIDFNHNPASCVFDSTQTRANGKLVKVMAWYDNEWGFSNRMLDQVKALGKFF, encoded by the coding sequence ATGATTAACGTAGCAATTAATGGCTATGGCCGTATAGGTCGCAATGTATTGCGTGCACTTTACGAGTCGGCACAAAATAATGAGATTAAAATTGTTGCAATTAACGATTTAGCCCCAGCTAATGTTAATGCTCATCTTACGCAATTTGACTCAGTACATGGACAATTTTCTCATAAAGTAACGCTAGCCGATAACACTATGCTAATTGGCGACGATGTTATTACTTTAACGCAAGAGCGCGACCCAGCAAATTTACCGTGGAAAGCACTCGATGTTGATATTGTTTTAGAGTGTACCGGTTTGTTTACTACGCGCGAAGCAGCCGCTAAGCATATTACTGCTGGCGCTAAAAAAGTAATTGTTTCGGCGCCGGGCAAAGATATGGATGCAACCGTAGTGCATGGCGTTAACAGCGAAGTACTTAATGCACAAAGCCAAATTATTTCAAACGCTTCGTGTACTACTAACTGTTTAGCACCGATTGCTAAAGCAATTAACGACACGGTAGGCATTGAGCAAGGTAGCATGACCACTATTCATGCATATACCAACGATCAAAACTTATCGGATGTATATCATCCTGATCTATACCGTGCACGTAGTGCAACGCAGTCGATGATCCCAACTAAAACCGGTGCAGCTGCAGCTGTTGGTTTAGTGCTACCAGAACTTGCAGGCAAGTTAGATGGTATGTCGGTACGTGTGCCTACAATTAACGTATCTTTGGTTGATTTTACGTTTATTGCTAAGCGCGATACCAGCATTGAAGAAATTAATGCAATTATGAAAGAAGCGTCAACGGGCTCAATGAAAGACATTTTACAATATAATGAGCTGCCACTTGTTTCTATTGATTTTAACCATAACCCAGCGTCTTGTGTGTTTGATTCAACGCAAACCAGAGCGAATGGTAAATTGGTTAAAGTAATGGCTTGGTACGATAACGAATGGGGTTTTTCAAACCGCATGTTAGATCAAGTTAAAGCGTTAGGTAAGTTTTTTTAA
- a CDS encoding leucine-rich repeat-containing protein kinase family protein, with amino-acid sequence MNTLEQLRSGALSGARRLQLVEDLTDFPKEIFTLADTLEVLDLSNNNLSDLPAEFASLTRLKRVFLSFNQFKHIPAVLAQCPALIMIAFKGNQISEFAQHSLPLTTQWLILTDNRIEQLPESFGELKQLRKLALAGNRLHTLPSSMQQCTNLELVRLSANNLTHLDNWLFELPKLTWLAFAGNTFNKAQCLTKSSLENKPLSDYTLQQVIGQGASGVIHLAKAADKAVAIKLFKGAITSDGYPLDEVNCCLQANEHANLIKVLAYIEQDKQLGLVMELIDNSFSNLGLPPSLQTCTRDTFADGCNYSSQAIYKIVQQMASTLQHLHANKVSHGDVYAHNTMVNQDANVLFGDFGAATNLAMLSEYQRQQMQLIEVRALGCLIDDLLSVCSDNNAIAVKLAQLAKQCMTTDIIQRPTLSQLSTQLTTQL; translated from the coding sequence TTGAATACCCTTGAACAACTACGCAGCGGTGCTTTAAGTGGCGCTCGCCGCTTACAATTGGTGGAAGACCTCACTGATTTCCCAAAAGAAATTTTTACCCTTGCCGACACCCTAGAAGTACTCGACTTATCTAATAATAACCTGAGTGATTTACCCGCAGAGTTTGCCAGTTTAACCCGCCTTAAACGGGTGTTTTTATCGTTTAATCAGTTTAAGCATATACCTGCTGTTTTAGCGCAATGCCCAGCACTTATTATGATCGCTTTTAAAGGCAATCAAATTAGTGAGTTTGCCCAGCATAGCCTGCCGCTTACAACACAGTGGTTAATATTAACCGACAACCGTATTGAGCAATTACCCGAGTCATTCGGCGAGCTTAAACAGCTGCGCAAACTTGCTTTAGCGGGTAACCGGTTACACACTTTGCCAAGCAGTATGCAGCAGTGTACAAACTTAGAATTAGTGCGCTTATCTGCCAATAACTTAACGCACCTAGATAACTGGTTATTTGAATTACCAAAACTTACTTGGCTCGCCTTTGCTGGTAACACCTTTAATAAAGCGCAGTGCCTAACCAAAAGTAGTTTAGAGAATAAGCCACTTAGTGATTACACATTACAGCAGGTTATTGGCCAAGGCGCCTCTGGCGTTATTCACCTTGCAAAAGCAGCAGATAAAGCGGTAGCTATTAAGTTGTTTAAAGGCGCAATAACCAGCGATGGTTATCCGCTTGATGAAGTTAATTGCTGCTTACAGGCAAATGAACATGCCAATTTAATTAAGGTACTTGCCTATATAGAGCAAGACAAGCAACTTGGTTTAGTAATGGAGCTAATAGATAATAGCTTTAGCAATTTAGGATTACCGCCAAGTTTACAAACGTGCACTCGCGACACCTTCGCAGATGGCTGTAATTATAGTAGCCAAGCTATTTATAAAATTGTGCAACAAATGGCCAGTACCCTACAGCATTTGCATGCAAATAAAGTAAGCCATGGCGATGTGTATGCGCATAACACTATGGTAAACCAAGACGCAAATGTGTTATTTGGCGATTTTGGTGCAGCAACTAATTTAGCTATGTTGAGTGAATATCAGCGCCAGCAAATGCAATTAATTGAAGTACGCGCGCTAGGTTGTTTAATTGATGATTTACTGAGTGTTTGCAGCGACAATAATGCAATAGCCGTGAAGCTTGCGCAACTAGCTAAGCAATGCATGACAACTGATATTATACAGCGCCCCACACTTTCGCAGTTAAGCACACAGCTAACTACACAGTTATAA
- a CDS encoding YebC/PmpR family DNA-binding transcriptional regulator, with protein sequence MGRAYQNKKDSMAKTAGAKTKVYSKYGKEIYICAKNGGTDPDGNLSLRRLIERAKKDQVPAHVIDRAIDKAKGGGGEDYVATRYEGYGPGNCMIIVDCLTDNNKRTFADVRVCFTKANAKIGAQNSVSHLFDHLAIFVFDGDDDETVLEALMMADVDVTDVEVENGKVTVFAPHTEYNNTRTALEEMGVTEFDEDLISFVPQIAAPIEGEDVEVMERFLAMLEDCDDVQNVYHNAEF encoded by the coding sequence ATGGGAAGAGCTTACCAAAACAAAAAAGATTCAATGGCTAAAACTGCGGGTGCTAAAACTAAAGTTTATTCTAAGTACGGTAAAGAAATTTATATTTGTGCTAAAAATGGCGGTACCGATCCAGACGGTAACTTATCGCTACGTCGTTTAATTGAGCGCGCTAAAAAAGACCAAGTTCCGGCGCACGTTATTGACCGCGCAATAGACAAAGCAAAAGGCGGCGGCGGTGAAGACTACGTAGCCACACGTTACGAAGGTTACGGCCCGGGTAACTGTATGATTATTGTTGACTGTTTAACCGACAACAATAAACGTACCTTTGCTGATGTACGTGTTTGCTTTACTAAAGCTAACGCTAAAATTGGTGCACAGAACTCGGTTTCGCATTTATTTGATCACCTTGCAATTTTTGTATTTGACGGTGATGACGACGAAACAGTACTTGAAGCACTAATGATGGCTGATGTTGATGTAACCGACGTAGAAGTTGAAAACGGCAAGGTAACTGTATTTGCACCACATACTGAGTACAACAATACTCGCACAGCACTTGAAGAAATGGGCGTTACTGAATTTGACGAAGATTTAATTTCGTTTGTACCACAAATAGCAGCGCCTATTGAAGGCGAAGATGTTGAGGTTATGGAGCGCTTTTTAGCTATGCTAGAAGATTGCGACGACGTACAAAACGTTTACCACAACGCAGAGTTTTAA
- a CDS encoding M13 family metallopeptidase, with the protein MKKSLIAAALAATFITGCSEPQTTKTQVQPAPTAPIAATTKAELGSFGVDLAARNEAVKPGDDFFMYASGTWYDNYSMPADKTRYGAFSALAERSEDRVKVIIEEIAARKDLDADEKLVADFYNAYMNTAALNKLGVTPIKPLLTQISEISSTDDLAKMFGQSWLTGVKAPLGGGMWFNRLDPNKYEMSLGAGGLGLPDRSYYLEDSERFVNTRSAYVAHIADMLKFTNADNANERAQAILDLETKIAQGHWPREKRRNRDLTLNQIKRDELSTAYPDFNWDAYFAQTGYKVPQLNVSQPEPIKAMIELINQEDLAVWKDYLTYHAISGNANLLSEDIFNTNFAFFGKELNGQQEPRPRWKRAIDEMSSTNSLGFAIGKIYVARYFPESSKQQMSELVENLRTALGERIDNLEWMGAETKVNARAKLAAFVPKIGYPDVWQSYEGLTISNNDLIGNVKNMREFFQAESVAKELQKTDRNRWGMTPQRVNAYYNSSFNEIVFPAAILQPPFFDPNADAAVNYGGIGAVIGHEMGHGFDDQGSKSDENGIQRNWWTDADRAAFDAKADQLAAQYNKYEPIEGNFVNGRNSLGENIGDVGGLAMAYHAYKLSLNGKEAPVIDGVTGDQRFFLAWAQVWKEKRTEQSMLNQLRGGTHAPGRFRAQAPRNHDAWYKAFDVKPGDELYLPEEQRVRIW; encoded by the coding sequence ATGAAAAAGAGTTTAATTGCAGCTGCATTAGCAGCCACATTTATTACCGGCTGCTCAGAGCCACAAACAACAAAAACACAAGTACAACCAGCACCTACTGCACCAATAGCCGCAACAACAAAAGCAGAGCTGGGTAGTTTTGGTGTTGATTTAGCTGCACGTAACGAAGCGGTTAAACCAGGCGACGATTTTTTTATGTACGCCAGTGGCACTTGGTATGACAATTACAGCATGCCTGCTGATAAAACCCGCTATGGCGCATTTTCGGCATTGGCCGAGCGCAGCGAAGACCGCGTTAAAGTAATTATTGAAGAAATTGCCGCGCGTAAAGATTTAGATGCTGATGAAAAACTAGTAGCCGACTTTTACAACGCCTACATGAACACCGCAGCACTTAATAAGCTAGGCGTAACACCAATTAAGCCGCTTTTAACACAAATAAGTGAAATATCATCAACCGACGATTTAGCCAAAATGTTTGGTCAGTCTTGGTTAACCGGTGTTAAAGCCCCGCTTGGTGGTGGCATGTGGTTTAACCGCTTAGATCCTAATAAATACGAAATGTCGTTAGGTGCTGGCGGTTTAGGCTTACCAGATCGTTCATACTACCTTGAAGACTCTGAGCGTTTTGTTAATACGCGTAGCGCCTATGTGGCACATATTGCCGACATGCTTAAATTTACCAATGCAGATAACGCCAATGAGCGCGCACAGGCAATTTTAGATCTAGAAACCAAAATTGCACAAGGCCATTGGCCACGCGAAAAGCGCCGTAACCGCGACCTTACATTAAATCAAATTAAACGCGACGAGCTAAGCACTGCCTACCCAGACTTTAATTGGGATGCATATTTTGCTCAAACAGGCTACAAAGTACCGCAGTTAAATGTATCGCAGCCCGAGCCAATAAAAGCCATGATTGAATTAATCAATCAAGAAGACTTAGCGGTATGGAAAGATTATTTAACCTACCACGCAATAAGTGGTAACGCTAACTTACTATCTGAAGATATTTTTAATACCAATTTTGCATTTTTTGGTAAAGAGTTAAATGGTCAGCAAGAGCCGCGTCCACGTTGGAAACGCGCTATAGATGAAATGTCGAGCACCAATTCACTTGGTTTTGCTATTGGTAAAATATACGTAGCACGTTATTTTCCTGAGTCGTCAAAACAACAAATGTCTGAACTGGTCGAAAACTTGCGTACCGCATTGGGTGAACGTATTGATAACCTAGAGTGGATGGGCGCAGAAACCAAAGTAAATGCGCGCGCTAAACTGGCTGCATTTGTACCAAAAATTGGTTACCCCGATGTATGGCAGTCGTACGAGGGTTTAACCATTAGCAACAACGACTTAATCGGCAACGTAAAAAATATGCGTGAGTTTTTTCAAGCCGAAAGCGTTGCAAAAGAGCTGCAAAAAACAGATCGTAACCGTTGGGGTATGACACCACAACGCGTTAACGCTTACTACAACAGTTCATTTAACGAAATTGTATTTCCGGCGGCAATTTTACAACCACCATTTTTCGATCCAAATGCCGACGCAGCAGTAAACTACGGCGGCATTGGCGCAGTAATTGGCCACGAAATGGGCCATGGTTTTGACGACCAAGGTTCTAAGTCAGATGAAAACGGGATCCAACGTAACTGGTGGACTGATGCTGATCGCGCCGCTTTTGACGCAAAAGCCGACCAGTTAGCAGCGCAGTACAATAAGTATGAGCCAATCGAAGGTAACTTTGTTAACGGGCGTAATAGCCTAGGTGAAAACATTGGTGATGTGGGTGGTTTAGCCATGGCTTATCATGCCTACAAACTGAGCCTAAACGGTAAAGAAGCACCGGTTATTGACGGTGTTACTGGCGATCAGCGTTTCTTTCTTGCTTGGGCACAAGTATGGAAAGAAAAACGCACCGAGCAAAGCATGTTAAATCAGCTGCGCGGTGGCACGCATGCGCCGGGTCGCTTTAGAGCACAAGCCCCGCGTAACCACGACGCATGGTACAAAGCATTTGATGTAAAACCAGGGGATGAGCTGTATCTTCCTGAAGAGCAACGCGTACGCATTTGGTAA